The Epilithonimonas zeae genome contains a region encoding:
- a CDS encoding DUF5694 domain-containing protein codes for MFIKSKKVLLLIVLLVFNFSFSQEKINVLLLGTYHFNNPGNDAIKGMERNILTPDNQKGLDEITNSIISKFKPDQIFVESNFNEKEDLNNQYQLYLKNQYSRFTDTIKKPRMKRFYTEGETFQLAFRLAKRANIGQIYPIDSLIEMRFDILQKELNSNPVTKSILEKKAVKMTQSGDKCMSKDLLKDVFICLNQKAQLAENKGFYISIANKVNPDGKYFGSNLVADFYKRNLIMYSNIQNQIEPKTKNIFILVGTGHAAIFREFFENDENFNLIEVDEVL; via the coding sequence ATGTTTATCAAATCTAAAAAAGTTTTATTACTTATTGTTTTATTAGTTTTCAACTTTAGTTTTTCTCAGGAAAAAATCAACGTTCTGTTATTAGGAACTTATCACTTCAATAATCCAGGAAATGATGCTATTAAAGGTATGGAAAGAAATATTCTAACGCCTGACAATCAAAAAGGCTTGGATGAAATTACCAATTCAATTATTTCTAAATTTAAACCAGACCAGATTTTTGTAGAAAGCAATTTTAATGAAAAAGAAGACTTAAATAATCAATATCAATTGTATCTTAAAAATCAGTACAGTCGATTTACTGACACCATAAAAAAGCCAAGAATGAAGCGGTTTTACACAGAAGGGGAAACTTTTCAGCTGGCTTTCAGATTAGCTAAAAGAGCAAACATTGGACAGATTTATCCAATTGATAGTCTTATCGAAATGAGATTTGATATTCTTCAAAAAGAATTGAATTCTAATCCTGTAACGAAAAGTATTTTAGAAAAAAAGGCCGTTAAAATGACTCAATCGGGCGACAAATGTATGTCCAAAGATTTATTAAAAGATGTCTTTATTTGTTTGAACCAAAAAGCCCAGCTAGCTGAGAATAAAGGTTTTTATATTTCTATCGCTAACAAAGTCAATCCTGATGGTAAATATTTTGGTTCAAATCTCGTTGCGGATTTTTATAAAAGAAATCTAATTATGTATTCTAATATTCAAAATCAGATAGAGCCAAAAACAAAGAATATTTTTATTTTGGTTGGGACTGGTCACGCCGCAATTTTCAGAGAGTTTTTTGAAAATGATGAGAATTTTAATCTGATTGAAGTTGATGAAGTTTTGTAG
- a CDS encoding LytR/AlgR family response regulator transcription factor: MEKLKCLVLDDEPIGREIIENFIKEIPFLKLVSSFGDPLEAMTFLQNNKIDLIFSDIQMPKINGLELVRALENPPVIIFITAHRDFALDGFETGATDYLVKPVRFDRFLKAVNKAKDYIELKQKSTVHQVNSDRIFIKSDGKLTKILLEEILYVEAQGDYLKIVINNETYTTLATLKSMDEVLTLPKFFRVQRSFIINLEAIRSLNGNIVELINGKSISIALNKKEELFQLLGIR; the protein is encoded by the coding sequence ATGGAAAAACTAAAATGTCTGGTTTTGGACGACGAACCAATCGGAAGAGAAATCATTGAGAATTTTATCAAAGAAATTCCTTTTCTGAAACTGGTTTCTTCTTTTGGCGACCCTTTGGAAGCGATGACTTTTCTTCAAAACAACAAGATTGATTTGATTTTCAGTGATATTCAGATGCCGAAAATCAACGGATTGGAATTGGTTCGAGCTTTGGAAAATCCGCCGGTTATTATTTTCATAACGGCTCACAGAGATTTTGCTTTGGACGGATTCGAAACCGGAGCAACAGATTATCTGGTAAAACCTGTTCGTTTTGATAGATTCTTGAAAGCGGTCAACAAAGCCAAAGATTACATCGAACTGAAGCAAAAATCAACGGTTCATCAAGTCAATTCTGACCGAATTTTCATCAAGTCTGATGGAAAACTCACGAAGATTCTTTTGGAAGAAATCCTCTACGTAGAAGCACAAGGCGATTATCTGAAAATCGTGATTAATAATGAAACTTACACCACTCTAGCCACTTTGAAATCTATGGATGAAGTTCTCACTTTACCAAAGTTTTTCCGAGTTCAACGTTCATTTATCATCAATCTGGAAGCCATCCGAAGTCTGAATGGAAATATAGTGGAACTAATAAATGGAAAAAGTATTTCGATTGCGCTGAATAAGAAGGAGGAATTGTTTCAGTTGTTGGGAATCAGGTGA
- a CDS encoding CPBP family intramembrane glutamic endopeptidase, with amino-acid sequence MSLLTPLIWLLIMFPIFIIAFFNSKKGNLKFLLLFIVLFLADNYIQILTKQYLPDFGLKFSWLGKLLSLAISLSAIYFVNKNDRKEIGFTTSTNSKKQIKFGVLVFLGFLTFDFIFKFVLFPKGGEFDLETFAFQATMPGLTEEILFRGIYLWIFDKVFLPNWNYKGITFGWSFVIVTLLFGVAHGAVLTSDYQFKFDIITIVYLTLISSLSLGILRKFSGNLIYSIVGHNVINVMNAIIRIL; translated from the coding sequence ATGTCATTACTCACTCCTCTCATCTGGCTTCTGATAATGTTTCCGATTTTCATTATCGCTTTTTTCAACTCTAAAAAAGGAAATTTGAAATTCCTTTTGTTATTCATAGTTCTCTTTTTAGCAGACAATTATATTCAGATTTTAACCAAACAATATTTACCAGATTTTGGGCTCAAATTCTCTTGGTTAGGAAAATTATTGAGCTTGGCAATTTCATTATCAGCAATTTATTTTGTTAATAAGAACGACAGAAAAGAAATTGGTTTCACAACTTCTACTAACTCGAAAAAACAAATCAAATTCGGAGTTTTGGTTTTTCTTGGATTTTTGACATTTGATTTCATATTCAAGTTCGTTCTATTTCCAAAAGGTGGAGAATTTGATTTAGAGACATTTGCTTTCCAGGCAACAATGCCAGGTTTGACAGAAGAAATACTTTTCCGCGGAATCTACCTTTGGATTTTTGACAAGGTCTTTTTACCGAATTGGAATTACAAAGGAATCACGTTTGGTTGGTCATTTGTGATTGTGACACTACTTTTCGGAGTTGCTCACGGCGCTGTTTTGACTTCGGATTATCAATTCAAATTTGACATTATTACAATCGTTTATCTGACTTTGATATCTTCTTTAAGTTTGGGAATTTTAAGGAAGTTCTCCGGAAACCTTATCTATTCTATTGTTGGTCATAATGTCATCAATGTGATGAATGCCATTATCAGAATTCTTTAA
- a CDS encoding pyridoxal phosphate-dependent aminotransferase has protein sequence MSINRRDWLKTAFLGSAAFTLSPLEFLAKETPNFNLLKKDNETIRLCFNENPFGTSPKALEAMQNSLRFSSLYDFKFADILCEKLAEINQSKKENLLVSAGSSFLLELITKYVSINKGHFIIPDPSFTIFEPIAEFLGMSKTIIPLNDKKKIDLEKMKSSIQKDTKLIYICNPNNPTGDLLSRQEIENFIKSIPDNIIVLVDEAYIEFTTQKSLSDLVDVYKNLIITRTFSKLYGFAGARLGYAIGNPKLIVELKKLQSWSGAEISVVTMAGAIAGMEDKEFISKVLHNNQKVKDFTISEFNKRGIKTIPSSANFIYFSLENYKGEYFKKLKEAKILGGKTYEEEGKWTRISLGTMEEMKKYFSVIS, from the coding sequence ATGTCTATCAACAGAAGAGACTGGCTGAAAACCGCTTTTTTAGGAAGTGCTGCTTTTACGCTTTCGCCACTGGAATTTTTAGCAAAAGAAACCCCGAATTTCAACTTACTAAAAAAAGATAACGAAACCATCCGACTCTGCTTCAACGAAAATCCTTTTGGAACTTCGCCGAAAGCTTTGGAAGCGATGCAAAACAGTCTTAGATTTTCATCTCTTTATGATTTCAAATTTGCTGATATTCTTTGTGAGAAGTTGGCGGAAATCAACCAGTCTAAAAAAGAAAATCTTTTGGTTTCCGCAGGTTCATCTTTTCTGTTGGAATTGATTACCAAATATGTTTCGATTAATAAAGGACATTTCATCATTCCGGACCCGTCTTTCACGATTTTTGAACCGATTGCTGAGTTTCTCGGAATGTCAAAAACGATAATTCCTCTGAACGATAAGAAGAAAATCGATCTGGAAAAGATGAAAAGTTCTATTCAAAAAGATACGAAACTTATCTATATCTGCAATCCGAATAATCCAACCGGAGATTTGCTTTCAAGACAGGAAATTGAGAATTTTATCAAATCAATTCCAGACAATATCATTGTTTTGGTGGATGAAGCTTATATTGAATTTACGACTCAGAAATCTCTCAGCGATTTGGTTGATGTTTATAAAAACTTGATTATTACGAGAACATTTTCCAAACTTTATGGATTTGCTGGCGCAAGATTAGGTTACGCTATCGGAAATCCAAAATTGATTGTTGAATTGAAAAAACTGCAAAGCTGGAGTGGTGCGGAAATCAGTGTTGTGACAATGGCTGGTGCAATTGCAGGAATGGAAGACAAGGAATTTATTTCCAAGGTTCTTCATAACAATCAGAAAGTGAAAGATTTTACAATTTCAGAATTTAATAAACGAGGAATTAAAACCATTCCGTCTTCTGCGAATTTTATTTATTTTTCTTTGGAGAATTATAAAGGTGAATATTTCAAAAAACTGAAAGAAGCTAAAATCCTTGGCGGAAAAACGTATGAGGAAGAAGGGAAGTGGACGAGAATTAGTTTGGGGACGATGGAGGAGATGAAGAAGTATTTTAGTGTTATCTCTTAA
- the purU gene encoding formyltetrahydrofolate deformylase yields the protein METILRINCTDEKGLVYKISELLFKNDFNITKNDEFVDEDNGRFFMRTTFEGDCDREQIAKEVLVMLPPNSKVDCVDGRKKDVVILVTKEHHCLADLLIRNQFKDLNFNILAVVGNYETLRELTEKFDVPFIYIPAENITREEHENQIKETLKNYQFDYLVLAKFMRILSPNFIHDLEGKIINIHHSFLPAFIGANPYKQAFKRGVKIIGATAHFVTNDLDEGPIIYQDIIKVSHSKTAKDLAKIGKDVERIVLANALKLVFDDKVFIDGNKTIIFE from the coding sequence ATGGAAACTATTCTAAGAATCAATTGTACCGATGAAAAAGGTTTGGTCTATAAAATCTCCGAACTGCTTTTCAAAAACGATTTCAACATCACGAAAAATGATGAATTTGTTGATGAAGATAACGGACGTTTTTTTATGCGAACAACTTTCGAAGGCGATTGTGACAGAGAACAGATTGCCAAAGAAGTTTTAGTAATGTTGCCACCAAATTCTAAAGTGGATTGTGTGGATGGACGGAAAAAAGATGTCGTGATTCTCGTTACCAAGGAACACCATTGTCTCGCAGATTTGTTGATTAGAAACCAGTTCAAAGATTTGAATTTCAATATTTTGGCTGTTGTTGGAAACTATGAAACTTTACGAGAATTGACGGAGAAATTTGATGTTCCGTTTATTTATATTCCGGCGGAAAATATCACTAGAGAAGAACACGAAAACCAAATTAAAGAAACTTTGAAAAATTATCAATTCGATTATTTGGTTTTGGCGAAGTTTATGCGGATTCTGTCGCCCAATTTTATTCATGATTTGGAAGGGAAAATTATCAATATCCATCATTCATTTTTACCAGCATTTATTGGTGCGAATCCTTACAAACAGGCTTTCAAAAGAGGTGTGAAAATTATCGGCGCAACAGCTCATTTCGTGACGAATGATTTGGATGAAGGTCCGATTATTTATCAGGACATCATCAAAGTCAGTCATTCCAAAACGGCAAAAGACCTTGCGAAAATAGGAAAAGATGTGGAACGAATTGTTCTAGCAAATGCCTTGAAATTGGTCTTTGATGATAAGGTTTTTATTGATGGGAATAAGACGATTATTTTTGAGTAG
- a CDS encoding sensor histidine kinase produces MPFYISKMQTEPTIAELQPSQNILIEFEKFYNKSPKIIFHFLMWFVFSVLLFLNYYIELKLTVFEGLILTLRNAVNNMVVFYIFFYLLVPKIFLLKRKTSIILLILSIPVLVYIWMIVNHFMYVIYYHLGYEINVPVYKDIIKKNGSISLMEAIPLKAVIGNAVLVIFTMLPFFFIKILFEIIKIYNRTTELQQQKLEVEIQNINIEKDFLKSQLNPHFLFNTLNNLYGLSVKKDDSAPEVILNLSDIMSYTLYESNSEKVPLEKEIDFIKNYFELEKMRYPKDKNIQLEIFGEDEISGLYIAPLLTFTFIENAFKYGLKSQNPFIKQEVIMNDNQFLFIVENDKERISERNKFGGIGIENIKKRLQLLYPNQHQLEINNLENSFRIELKINL; encoded by the coding sequence ATGCCTTTTTACATTAGCAAAATGCAGACAGAACCGACGATAGCAGAACTTCAACCCAGTCAAAATATCTTAATAGAATTCGAAAAATTCTATAACAAAAGCCCGAAAATAATTTTCCATTTTTTGATGTGGTTTGTATTTTCAGTTTTATTATTTCTCAATTATTATATCGAACTCAAACTAACTGTTTTTGAAGGTTTAATTTTAACATTAAGAAATGCGGTCAACAATATGGTGGTTTTCTATATTTTCTTCTACTTATTAGTTCCGAAAATATTCTTGTTAAAGAGAAAAACATCCATTATATTATTGATTCTGAGCATTCCGGTTTTGGTTTATATCTGGATGATTGTCAATCATTTTATGTATGTGATTTATTATCATTTAGGCTACGAAATCAACGTTCCGGTTTATAAAGACATCATTAAAAAAAATGGCTCCATAAGCTTGATGGAAGCAATTCCTCTCAAGGCTGTTATTGGAAATGCAGTTCTTGTGATTTTTACAATGTTGCCTTTTTTCTTCATTAAGATTTTGTTTGAAATCATCAAAATATATAACAGAACCACAGAATTACAACAACAAAAACTGGAAGTCGAAATCCAGAATATCAATATTGAAAAAGACTTTTTAAAATCGCAACTCAATCCACATTTTCTCTTCAATACACTGAATAATCTTTATGGTTTGAGTGTCAAAAAAGATGATTCTGCGCCGGAAGTTATCCTAAATCTTTCCGATATAATGAGTTACACGCTCTACGAATCCAATTCCGAGAAAGTGCCTCTGGAAAAGGAAATAGACTTTATCAAAAATTATTTTGAACTTGAAAAAATGCGTTATCCGAAAGACAAAAATATTCAATTGGAAATCTTTGGAGAAGATGAAATTTCAGGACTTTATATTGCGCCACTTCTGACATTTACGTTTATTGAAAATGCTTTTAAATATGGGTTGAAAAGCCAAAATCCTTTCATCAAACAAGAAGTTATTATGAATGACAATCAGTTCTTATTCATTGTTGAAAATGATAAAGAAAGGATAAGTGAGAGAAATAAATTCGGAGGAATTGGAATCGAGAATATCAAAAAAAGGTTACAATTGTTATATCCAAATCAACATCAATTGGAAATTAATAACCTTGAAAATAGCTTCAGAATCGAACTAAAAATCAATCTATAA
- a CDS encoding glycoside hydrolase family 10 protein — translation MRFRLSFFQIILLAIFVVSCATKTKKTPTKSGVKKPITKIEIKLPPKPVVQLNNIKLPEIKREFRAVWIASVANINWPSRNNLSVDQQKQEAIQMLDMLVDLNFNAVILQVRPSADALYKSPHEPWSHFLTGQIGLAPYPEYDPLEFWIEECHKRGLEFHAWLNPFRAHHSNGGAISSESMVRKSPDNILKLKNGMYWFDPADDRTQDQASKVIKDIISRYDVDGIHLDDYFYPYAEYNGGKDFPDFKTWSVYQQSGGTLSRGDWRRGNVNKFVKRIYDEIKAQKNDVKFGISPFGIWKPGFPAGIKGSSQYDELYADAKLWLNQGWVDYFTPQLYWPVDSPGQSFPLLLQWWNDENTKSRHLWPGLNTVAVKSPNKATEIAREIEVTRQILKNNAGEVHYSIAGISKNYEMQQELKNNSYKEKVLIPETTWLTSKPLSELNVDLKKQDRNVMINWTKNNDALSYVIYLKYGDNWQTEIVSPQINTKTVSSFSNGKKLTNVVVRYADKLGKLSSYKAISTN, via the coding sequence ATGCGTTTCAGATTATCATTTTTCCAAATCATTTTATTGGCAATCTTTGTAGTTTCTTGTGCAACAAAGACTAAAAAAACACCAACTAAATCTGGTGTTAAAAAACCAATTACAAAAATAGAAATTAAACTTCCTCCAAAACCGGTGGTTCAGTTGAATAATATCAAATTACCGGAAATCAAAAGGGAATTCCGAGCAGTTTGGATTGCATCGGTTGCAAATATCAATTGGCCTTCCAGAAATAATCTGTCTGTAGATCAGCAAAAACAAGAAGCCATTCAAATGTTGGATATGTTGGTAGATCTCAATTTCAATGCGGTTATTTTACAAGTTCGTCCTTCTGCGGATGCTTTGTACAAAAGCCCTCACGAACCTTGGTCTCATTTTTTGACAGGACAAATTGGCTTAGCACCTTATCCGGAATATGATCCTTTGGAATTTTGGATTGAAGAATGCCATAAACGTGGTTTAGAATTTCACGCTTGGCTGAATCCATTTAGAGCACATCACTCCAACGGTGGTGCAATCTCATCAGAATCGATGGTTAGAAAATCACCTGACAATATTTTGAAGCTGAAAAACGGAATGTATTGGTTTGATCCCGCTGATGACAGAACGCAAGATCAGGCTTCAAAAGTGATTAAAGATATCATTTCAAGATACGATGTTGATGGAATTCATCTGGATGATTATTTCTATCCTTATGCCGAATATAACGGCGGAAAGGATTTCCCCGATTTCAAAACGTGGTCGGTTTATCAACAATCTGGCGGAACGCTTTCCAGAGGTGATTGGCGAAGAGGAAATGTCAACAAATTTGTAAAAAGAATCTATGACGAAATCAAAGCTCAAAAAAATGATGTGAAATTTGGAATCAGTCCGTTTGGGATTTGGAAACCTGGTTTTCCTGCTGGAATCAAAGGTTCTTCTCAGTATGATGAATTGTATGCGGATGCCAAATTATGGCTGAACCAAGGTTGGGTAGATTATTTTACGCCTCAGTTGTATTGGCCTGTAGATTCACCGGGACAGAGCTTTCCGCTTCTTTTACAATGGTGGAATGATGAGAATACGAAAAGTCGACATCTTTGGCCAGGTCTTAACACCGTTGCTGTAAAATCTCCGAATAAAGCGACAGAAATTGCCCGAGAAATAGAGGTTACCAGACAAATCCTAAAAAATAATGCCGGAGAAGTCCATTACAGCATCGCAGGAATTAGTAAAAATTATGAAATGCAGCAGGAATTAAAAAACAATTCTTACAAAGAAAAAGTTTTGATTCCCGAAACAACTTGGCTGACTTCAAAACCTTTATCAGAACTGAATGTAGATTTGAAAAAACAAGATCGTAATGTTATGATTAATTGGACGAAAAATAACGATGCTTTGTCTTATGTGATCTATTTAAAATACGGTGATAATTGGCAAACAGAAATTGTTTCTCCACAAATTAATACCAAAACAGTTTCTTCATTTTCGAATGGAAAAAAGTTGACAAATGTTGTGGTTAGGTATGCTGATAAATTGGGGAAATTGAGTTCTTACAAAGCTATTTCTACCAATTAA